A stretch of Brassica rapa cultivar Chiifu-401-42 chromosome A08, CAAS_Brap_v3.01, whole genome shotgun sequence DNA encodes these proteins:
- the LOC103833109 gene encoding protein DCL homolog, chloroplastic gives MNLASVSSTPPVASTCFRCRRAFIFSFSPSPLSLYFPRDSAWPRVRSLRTESDGARIGDTESYGSELLRRPLNSSEEEESSEEGDDEFVDWEDKILEVTVPLVGFVRMLLHSGKYANQDRLSPEHERTIVEMLLPYHPEVDKKIGCGIDFIMVGHHPEFERSRCLFIVRKDGEVVDFSYWKCIKGLIKKKYPLYADSFILRHFRKRRQNR, from the exons ATGAACTTAGCTTCCGTTTCCTCGACGCCGCCAGTGGCTTCAACTTGTTTCCGTTGCCGACGAgctttcatcttctccttctctccttcgcctctctctctctatttcccGCGTGACTCAGCATGGCCTCGAGTTCGTTCCCTGCGGACGGAATCGGACGGCGCTAGGATCGGTGACACGGAGTCGTACGGCTCGGAATTGCTTCGTCGGCCGCTCAATTCGTCTGAGGAAGAGGAAAGCTCCGAGGAAGGAGATGATGAGTTCGTGGATTGGGAAGATAAAATTCTGGAGGTTACGGTTCCTCTCGTTGGCTTCGTCAGGATGCTTCTTCACTCCGGAAA ATACGCAAACCAGGATAGGCTAAGCCCTGAGCACGAAAGAACAATCGTCGAGATGCTGCTTCCTTATCACCCTGAAGTTGACAAGAAGATCGGATGTGGAATAGACTTTATCATG GTTGGGCATCACCCAGAGTTTGAGAGATCTCGATGTTTGTTTATAGTTCGAAAAGATGGAGAAGTTGTTGACTTTTCGTATTGGAAATGCATCAAAGGTCTAATAAAGAAGAAGTATCCTCTCTACGCAGACAGTTTCATCCTCAGACATTTTCGCAAACGTAGGCAGAACAGGTGA
- the LOC103833110 gene encoding uncharacterized protein LOC103833110, translating to MPSETKRPARSTASGGSRRDSSPDSLNFTPESNLSLFSSASVSVDRCSLTSDAHDRDSLVSAPSLERDQRVDPDKRGTGCKKNSRNSRKSIKVKAWKQECVVNKEDEIQNLDSARSSFSVALRECQERKSRSEAVTKMLDNQRTTTSLDLSKKTSVSTNKSSVFPSPGTPTYTMQKGWSSERVALGRSPPNAAFLPLYSGRTVPSKWEDAERWILSPLAREEAARTSFTASRRPKSKSGPLGPPGLAYYSLYSPAVPMVHGGNRGCLTSTSPFSARVLPHNGSTAFPQKTDHCMARSVSIHGCSQTLAPQDDIHESIKDAAGDARAVSRRDMATQMSPEGSIRLSPERECSLSSSSPTARSIVELLNARVNRAEAKDLQVDEKVTVTRWSKRHRSLHHGDSSNMRDHLHGQDRDPQGLTWVKTEEARIISWQNLQKAKAEAEIRKLEVKLEKKRSSSMARIMRKVKSAEKKAEEMRRSVLDNQAPSASRGKALSFRRSGKTKISSLSGCFTCHAF from the exons ATGCCGTCTGAGACAAAGCGGCCGGCAAGATCGACGGCGTCCGGAGGATCTCGGCGAGACTCCAGCCCGGACTCTTTGAACTTCACACCGGAATCAAATCTCAGCCTCTTTTCCTCCGCCTCCGTCAGCGTCGATCGCTGCTCTTTAACCTCCGACGCTCACGACCGCGACTCTCTCGTCTCCGCTCCCTCCCTG GAGCGAGATCAACGGGTAGATCCAGACAAGCGTGGAACAGGGTGTAAGAAGAACAGTCGCAACTCTAGAAAATCAATTAAAGTTAAAG cTTGGAAACAAGAGTGTGTGGTGAACAAAGAAGATGAAATCCAGAACCTTGATTCAGCAAGAAGCTCTTTCTCTGTAGCTCTTAGAG AATGCCAGGAAAGAAAATCAAGATCTGAGGCTGTGACGAAAATGCTAGACAACCAAAGAACTACTACTTCACTGGATCTCAGTAAGAAAACTTCGGTTTCGACTAATAAATCAAGCGTGTTTCCTAGTCCTGGAACTCCCACTTATACTATGCAAAAGGGTTGGAGCTCAGAGCGCGTGGCCTTAGGGAGAAGTCCACCAAACGCTGCGTTTTTACCTTTGTACAGTGGTAGAACAGTTCCTTCCAAGTGGGAAGATGCTGAGAGATGGATACTTAGTCCTCTCGCAAGAGAAGAAGCTGCACGCACTTCGTTTACAGCGTCACGGCGCCCTAAATCAAAGAGCGGTCCATTAGGGCCTCCAGGACTTGCGTATTACTCCTTGTATTCTCCTGCTGTACCTATGGTTCACGGTGGGAACAGAGGCTGTTTAACATCAACCTCTCCGTTTTCAGCTCGTGTGTTGCCGCATAACGGCTCTACTGCATTTCCTCAAAAAACCGATCATTGTATGGCTAGGTCTGTTAGCATCCATGGCTGCTCTCAAACTCTTGCGCCACAAG ATGACATACATGAAAGTATTAAGGATGCGGCTGGTGATGCTCGAGCTGTCTCAAGAAGGGATATGGCGACACAGATGAGTCCAGAGGGAAGCATCCGTTTATCTCCTGAGAGAGAGTGTTCGTTGTCATCCTCCTCTCCGACAGCAAGATCAATTGTGGAACTACTGAATGCTCGTGTCAACAGAGCAGAAGCCAAGGATTTACAGGTTGATGAGAAGGTGACTGTAACTCGGTGGTCAAAGAGGCATAGAAGTTTGCACCATGGAGATAGCTCAAACATGCGAGACCACTTGCATGGACAAGACAGGGATCCTCAAGGCTTGACATG GGTAAAGACCGAGGAAGCCAGAATCATATCTTGGCAAAATTTGCAGAAAGCTAAGGCGGAGGCAGAAATAAGAAAGCTTGag GTGAAGTTGGAAAAGAAAAGATCATCGTCCATGGCGAGAATAATGAGAAAAGTGAAGTCAGCAGAAAAGAAAGCAGAGGAGATGAGGAGGTCAGTGTTAGACAATCAAGCACCAAGCGCATCACGTGGCAAGGCTTTATCTTTCAGAAGAAGTGGGAAGACGAAGATTTCTTCCCTTAGTGGTTGTTTCACCTGCCATGCTTTTTAG
- the LOC103833111 gene encoding uncharacterized protein LOC103833111 → MTHKSTNITYFLFFFFGIFWSFHIVIMSQTDMKFCSSYFLVDPTKASVLDVLLLLFFPNLTNTGFIDSPPDTLKSVRRTFATRWIIVLAVLIQKILMLLRKPFASIGRFLTYWPNLLTANGGFFKLILHVLTGKLVKPEESSATYVSFVGCTDRRVEIDKNISVGTIEYKSMLSIMASKVSYENKSFITSVVENTWKMDFVSYYDFYNAFQNRNLTQAFVFKASSTNPNLIVVSFRGTEPFDVDDWCTDLDISWYELKNVGKVHAGFSKALGLQKNGWPKEIIPLGHQYAYYTIRQKLRDMFAKNKNLKFILTGHSLGGALAALFPAVLAIHGEDELLDKLEGVYTFGQPRIGDEVFGEFMKEVVRKHGIEYERFVYNNDIVPRIPFDDKVLFSFKHYGSCNYFNSLYKGKVREDAPNENYFNLLWLIPKLLNGAWEFIRSFIIRFWKGKDYKENWIMRSIRVFGIIFPGASNHLPYDYVNSTRLGGLSRSFAATTPEDILALIA, encoded by the exons ATGACTCACAAATCAACAAACATCACttatttcttgttcttcttcttcggcATATTCTGGTCTTTTCATATAGTGATAATGTCCCAAACCGATATGAAATTCTGTAGTAGCTATTTTCTGGTCGATCCTACCAAAGCAAGTGTTCTTGATGTCCTTCTCCTTTTGTTTTTCCCCAACCTGACCAACACAGGATTCATAGATTCTCCACCGGACACGCTCAAAAGCGTCCGGAGAACTTTCGCAACTCGATGGATCATTGTGTTAGCCGTTTTGATTCAAAAGATATTAATGCTCTTAAGAAAACCCTTTGCATCCATAGGTCGTTTTCTCACCTATTGGCCTAATCTTCTTACGGCAAATGGAGGCTTCTTCAAGTTGATACTTCATGTTTTGACAG GAAAGTTGGTAAAGCCTGAGGAATCGTCGGCGACATATGTGTCATTTGTAGGATGCACAGATCGAAGAGTAGAGATTGACAAGAACATAAGTGTTGGTACCATCGAGTACAAGTCGATGTTGTCAATAATGGCTTCTAAGGTCTCTTATGAGAACAAATCTTTCATCACTTCCGTAGTAGAGAACACTTGGAAG ATGGACTTCGTGAGTTACTACGACTTTTACAACG CGTTCCAAAATAGAAACCTGACGCAAGCCTTCGTGTTCAAGGCATCGAGTACAAATCCAAATCTTATCGTCGTTAGCTTCAGAGGAACCGAGCCTTTCGACGTTGATGATTGGTGCACTGATCTAGACATCTCTTG gtACGAGTTGAAAAACGTTGGAAAAGTTCATGCAGGGTTCTCTAAAGCTCTAGGCCTCCAAAAAAACGGATGGCCCAAAGAAATTATACCTCTAGGACACCAATATGCGTACTACACAATTAGACAGAAGCTTAGGGACATGTTTGCAAAAAACAAGAACCTTAAGTTTATTCTAACGGGTCACAGCCTTGGTGGGGCACTAGCCGCTCTTTTTCCGGCAGTACTGGCGATTCACGGTGAGGATGAGTTGCTAGATAAACTAGAGGGAGTCTACACATTTGGACAGCCACGCATAGGGGATGAGGTGTTTGGGGAGTTTATGAAGGAAGTGGTGAGAAAGCATGGAATAGAGTATGAGAGGTTTGTTTATAACAACGATATTGTGCCTAGAATACCCTTTGATGACAAGGTTTTATTCTCGTTCAAGCACTACGGATCTTGCAATTACTTCAATAGTCTCTACAAAGGAAAG GTAAGGGAAGATGCACCAAATGAAAATTACTTCAACTTGTTGTGGCTAATACCGAAGCTGTTAAATGGTGCGTGGGAGTTCATAAGGAGTTTCATAATACGGTTTTGGAAAGGCAAAGACTACAAAGAGAATTGGATTATGAGGTCTATTCGGGTTTTCGGAATAATATTCCCTGGTGCCTCTAATCATCTGCCATATGATTACGTCAACTCCACGCGTTTGGGAGGCTTGTCTCGATCATTTGCTGCTACTACTCCAGAGGATATACTTGCCCTTATtgcttaa